The nucleotide window TCTCGAGATGTCGCCTCCCGGAGCAAGTTCCTGCCTTGTGTGGAATACGCCCACAACTCCCAAGTATCATGATCTACTGGTTTGTCCACCTTCCAGTGCTGATATTCCCCCAAAGACCACCTGCCGCAAGCTTTCCCCTCGTTACCTTGGCCCCTTCACCATCTCCAAGATAGTTAACCCCTGCGCTGTTAAACTCTTGCTCCCCTCAACTATGCGGCAAATCAACCCTACGTTCCACATGTCCCAGCTGCGCCATCTCGCCTCATGCCCATGTCTCTAATCCCCGTCTGATTACTCCAGCATTTAAGCATGCGCTGTGCGCTGGATTATCTTGTGTATTTTTGCCTCGATTCTCTCGCgtttatttttcctgctttcacGTTGCCAAGCCCGCTTTGTTTCTCGTTTTTGCTTTCGGTTTCTCGTCTCGGTTTTGTTTGCCTTGCTCTTTGATCTCCCAGCTTTGACCTCGCGCTTCCTTGTTTTGACCACGGCTTTTGTTTCTCGTTTTTTGGATTGTCTCTTTGCAGCTTGATTTCCCGGTTACCGATTTAACGCTTCCTTTTCTGACTACTGCTCTCGTTTTACGATTTGGCTTAAACGCTGCGCTGACTGATCTCCCGGTATTGACCTTTGCTTCCGCATTTCGACTGCGCTCTTGTTTAACGTTGCTGTCACTCATCTGCGCCTGGATTCACCTCGTTCCGCTCCGCTACGTGACACCCGTATATGTAACATATACATGCAGATGCATTGTACcttcatttttttaaggaaatttaTGTTATCGTGTGTATGTGAAAGTTGCTCCAGCTCAGTGTCTCTCCCCCGaagatcagcaatctcctgctccagttgctccaggagtcgttcagctcgactcagttcagtcttctgctgagctctgatcagctcactaaagatcctctcactgtcctccactgctgtctgtgcactcagctgttagcgcacacacacacacacacacacacacacacacacacacacaggatttaaaGCTCGTCTATCATTCCCTCTCTTACTGCGACTCTAAATGACTCCatgttgtccatgttgtgtgtgtttctaggagcagctctgtctctgctcactgctcacctttatagtgttcacagcctgtttcagctcctgcaccttcttctgcttctcctggattctctgctgggatttcatctgctcctcctttaactcactctgaggacaaataaaatacatttcactCTTTATGTGTTATGACTTTATGAGTTCAGTAGGTGAATGTTTCTCCCTGTAACTGTATGTGTTCCTCGCCCTGTCACAGTTgattacaaaaatgttttttaactgGTTTGATCAGTTAAAGTGCCACTATtatccttttttaaatattttctttaatgcagtgtgtcatgtagctgtatgtgaacataaactatctgcactatctgtgacactgacagtgcacgataaatggagtttttgtctattaaaaaaagaatcggcTCACATTTGCCTAAAGTCATTAGCAAATCTATTTCTACTCTGTTACGGATctacgtcactccgtaacatatttgcataatgtccgcctaCGTTCTACGTCacaaacaacttgcccgcccacattctacgtcacgaacaacttgcccgcccacATTCTACATCACGAACAACTTGCCTGCCATCTTACAATGAatgttaccacactcttgttaatgtgaccgaacattcatgccaggttcgcttaaacactttgtaatagaaaaaaactataaaaacgaGAGCATACGAAattctttttaactgtttattctctaccattcaccaaaactgaacttaaaCTCGTGAAGTGGCAAGGAGCATGCGCACTTAACGTGTGcgactgcattttttttcctcagaactTGCCCTAGAAACTATggagtagtaatggtggaacAGCGCTTccattatttgtttggacgagagaaggagagattgttgtggatcattttcttttgaagattttttaaccggattatctttgactggacaaattccccggacttctcaccctccgtcatcggcctctcagacttcattaacccctgtaagaccgaaccatactcctccaacacacatacaataaacgcggacattttccactcactcgcgttGTACAAaatatgtagtttgtaaatattgtttatatctttgtttggttgtggtgaacctttatttagttttgtataatacacgtttgctttatttacttgtttgtgtttgtcctttttgctcaccagccttttaacgcaacactgacacaaaaataaaagatcgcttgatttttgtagccacagttaatataaaatttacgccatcttttctatgtattgacgggtctccagagccgttgttcagttatggtcatgggcatTTCGTTTTCcaacacacgctgtagcggtagaccaatcatgaatcaccgcgccatctgaccaatcacagcagtgagggctcacggaaaggaggggtttagacagactgaatcatcaaactgcttcacacgagtcgtttacaaatcatttagaaatggggtaaaagtaatctatttttagagaaaactaaagtgtttttgaccttgcatacatgtaaacctgttttaagagactcattaagcaatattagcaacctttaaaatggcataattggggcactttaaataatgacaaacggacaacatttaaattttttaatgggTTTCTGTGggttaaaaccttttaaaaaaataaatttttagcaCCACTGGAGGGCTGTAGTTTATTAAAGCCACTTTAAAACTGTTATTGGAAGTGTTATAGCAGTAAAATCACCAAGCCAGACTGGACCTGCCTCTCTCTATCTGATAAGAAGCAGCTGATTTTTGAGTTTATAAAGTGTGAATTATTGCTTTTTCTGTTCTTACCTGTTTATCTGCTCTTGCTGATGCAATAGTGACTGTCTCATGACCTTTGTGTTCATCCGTCAGACACAGATAACAGATGAAGCGTTGATCAGTACGACAGTAGATCTCCAGCACTTCATAATGCTCAGAGCAGATCTTCTCTTCTAGATTTCCAGAAGCTCCAATTAACTTGTGCTTTTTCAATGCAGGATCTTCATAATGAGGTTTCATATGAGTTTCACAAAAGGAGGACAGACACACCAGACAGGACTTGACGGCTTTGTGTTTTCTCCCAGTGCAGAAATCACATTCCACATCTCCAGGTCCAGCGTAACAGTGAGCAGGAGAAGCAGCTTGGACTTCAGTCCCTTtcagttttttctcttttttagccAGTGTGCTGATTTTGCGTAGAGCTGGCCGCGGAGTGAAAGTGTCTCTGCACCAATGACACCTATAAATGCCCTTCTGATCGTCTTGATCCCAGCAGTCATTAATACACAACTTACAGAAACAGTGTCCACAGGGAACAACCACTGGATCCTTCAGATCgtccagacacactggacagatgAACTGGTCCTGATCTACTGAAAAACTGACTTCTGCCATTTTCCTGTACTCACACACTGAAAGGAGCAAACAAGTGAGCTGGAGACAGAGTGAAAGAGCACTTAGATCCTTTTGGTCAGATTCtttgatattaacttcctgCTTCTCCCTGTGTCTGAATGTTCACTGACTGGTCTGattagttttataataaacacaaattttaaaaacacttgcCTGACTGACAATCCTTTGGATGAAATAATACTCCAATAAAACAACAAGTAGTCTCTTATTAATTAATAACCTTGTTAATGCAAAACCTTTTAGATCTTAGTAAAATCctttaactaataaaatatgtaaCCCATAGAATTAGTGAAGGGATGAAACTCCAAAatcttattttataatgatataatGAGTGCTAGAGAAGTGCAATTAATCTTTACTGCAGCTGTATCTCTTTGCTTTAAGTGATTACAAATTAGGGAAAATTCgtatttttgcattaaaatgtcTTTGACCGGGGCACccaaaaatgctaaatttacTTCCGCAAACTGTTATGTTTTGTACTTTGAGCCATATCCTCATGAATAATTATGGCTTTTCTGTAGCATCCAGATAACAAAAAAGTGATGCAAccttaaaatgaaaaatcagCTTTCTCCTCTCCGGATTTCTACAGGAATAGACAGACACTGGTAGACACTACTGTTTACCCCTGCAGATTACTTTAAAGCCATTCTGTATTGTCGCCCTGTGTGATGAGATCAGATTTCCTGTTTACATAAAAATGACCCCAGGTATTGAATGATGCTAATGATAGAATAGAACAGAACATGTTTTCCATgttacattttctacatacagtacagtgttacattttctacatactgtacacagtata belongs to Clarias gariepinus isolate MV-2021 ecotype Netherlands chromosome 2, CGAR_prim_01v2, whole genome shotgun sequence and includes:
- the LOC128510226 gene encoding E3 ubiquitin/ISG15 ligase TRIM25-like, with amino-acid sequence MAEVSFSVDQDQFICPVCLDDLKDPVVVPCGHCFCKLCINDCWDQDDQKGIYRCHWCRDTFTPRPALRKISTLAKKEKKLKGTEVQAASPAHCYAGPGDVECDFCTGRKHKAVKSCLVCLSSFCETHMKPHYEDPALKKHKLIGASGNLEEKICSEHYEVLEIYCRTDQRFICYLCLTDEHKGHETVTIASARADKQSELKEEQMKSQQRIQEKQKKVQELKQAVNTIKVSSEQRQSCS